From one Acidobacteriota bacterium genomic stretch:
- a CDS encoding PepSY-associated TM helix domain-containing protein, whose translation MKLRRLIIATHRDVGYFFAGLTVLYAISGVAVNHVDDWNPSYVIRQGVAEVGVLPFAEAPELGTEVLRRMGIAEEPRSVVRMSAEELKIFLERRTLTVGLPGGRVIDERVRRRFAFFEVNFLHLNTGKGFWTWFADLYAVGLLILACTGIFIIPGKKGLGGRGRWLLLAGLAIPLVYLVLVVWR comes from the coding sequence AGGCTGATCATCGCGACCCATCGCGATGTCGGCTACTTCTTCGCCGGACTCACGGTGCTCTACGCCATATCGGGCGTGGCGGTGAACCACGTTGACGACTGGAACCCGAGCTACGTCATACGGCAGGGGGTCGCCGAGGTCGGTGTGTTGCCGTTCGCCGAGGCGCCCGAGCTCGGCACCGAAGTCCTGCGCCGCATGGGGATCGCGGAGGAGCCGAGATCCGTGGTCCGGATGAGTGCCGAGGAGCTGAAGATCTTCCTCGAACGGCGGACGCTCACCGTGGGGCTGCCCGGTGGACGCGTGATCGACGAGCGTGTGCGGCGGCGCTTCGCATTCTTCGAGGTGAACTTCCTCCACCTCAACACCGGCAAGGGCTTCTGGACCTGGTTCGCCGACCTTTACGCGGTCGGTCTACTTATCCTCGCCTGCACCGGAATCTTCATCATCCCGGGCAAAAAAGGCCTTGGCGGCCGCGGCCGCTGGCTGCTGCTGGCAGGGCTCGCCATTCCGCTTGTCTACCTTGTCCTGGTGGTCTGGCGCTGA
- a CDS encoding GNAT family N-acetyltransferase, with the protein MSESLPAEGGRIELRTATPDDVGLILDFIRQLAEYEKLSHEVVADEALLRQTLFGDRQVAEVVIASYDGEPAGFALFFHNFSTFLGRPGIYLEDLFVIPRLRGRGIGRVLLSHLAKLALERGCGRLEWWVLDWNEPAIRFYERLGAQEMDEWTVFRVTGDALEKLSKLT; encoded by the coding sequence ATGAGCGAATCCCTGCCAGCCGAAGGGGGTCGCATCGAGCTCCGTACGGCGACCCCCGACGACGTCGGGCTGATCCTCGATTTCATCCGCCAGCTCGCCGAATACGAGAAACTGTCGCACGAGGTGGTGGCGGACGAGGCCCTTCTCCGCCAAACCTTGTTCGGCGACCGTCAGGTCGCCGAGGTCGTCATCGCCTCGTACGACGGTGAGCCGGCCGGCTTCGCGCTTTTTTTCCACAATTTCTCCACCTTCCTCGGTCGCCCCGGGATCTACCTCGAGGATCTCTTCGTCATCCCGAGGCTCCGCGGGCGCGGTATCGGCCGCGTGCTGCTCTCGCACCTCGCCAAGCTCGCCCTCGAGCGTGGCTGTGGCCGGCTCGAATGGTGGGTCCTGGATTGGAACGAGCCGGCGATTCGCTTCTACGAGCGGCTCGGGGCACAGGAAATGGACGAGTGGACGGTGTTTCGGGTCACGGGCGACGCTTTGGAGAAGTTGTCAAAGCTCACCTGA